One window from the genome of Pirellulales bacterium encodes:
- a CDS encoding TIGR03067 domain-containing protein: MQRLQIITSLVVLAAAALLINRAAADELENDFLKLQGTWTLYYAEWEGSSFLPGASVRLEMNNDRYLLAPNTPSATLGGFALFQMTWPRQINYVPLTGPNAGQMCLGIYSVTGNIQMVCFAPPGQPRPTDFTTFPGSGRMLNVWLKQQ; encoded by the coding sequence ATGCAGCGATTACAAATCATAACGTCGTTGGTGGTTTTGGCGGCGGCAGCATTACTCATCAACCGGGCTGCCGCTGATGAATTGGAAAACGATTTTCTAAAATTGCAGGGCACGTGGACGCTGTACTACGCCGAATGGGAAGGCTCCAGTTTCCTCCCCGGCGCAAGCGTTCGACTGGAAATGAATAACGATCGTTACCTTTTGGCGCCTAATACGCCTTCCGCCACTTTAGGCGGTTTCGCCCTGTTCCAAATGACCTGGCCCAGACAAATCAATTACGTCCCGCTCACCGGTCCCAACGCGGGACAAATGTGCTTGGGAATTTATAGCGTGACTGGGAACATCCAAATGGTTTGCTTTGCCCCGCCGGGTCAGCCTCGGCCAACGGATTTCACGACCTTTCCAGGAAGCGGTCGCATGTTGAACGTCTGGCTCAAACAACAGTGA
- a CDS encoding dolichyl-phosphate beta-glucosyltransferase: protein MPQTNPAIFLSVVIPAFNEEARLAETLAAVGNFLNRQAYSWEVVVVDDGSTDQTARVVTDVRALDARFQLLQYQQNRGKGYAVRYGMLHTSGKYRLFMDADNSTAIDHIAQFLTLLETGTDMVIGSRAVSGANVLVHQPRGKEWLGKLGNRWIRFWAVPGIKDTQAGFKAFRAEAAENLFSLLTIDRWGFDVELLAIAQHRGYKIAECPIRWTNDPHSKVTPRAYLEVLKEVLKVRLNLWRGLY, encoded by the coding sequence ATGCCACAGACAAATCCCGCGATTTTCTTGTCCGTCGTTATCCCGGCGTTTAACGAGGAAGCGCGTTTGGCTGAAACCTTGGCAGCGGTCGGAAATTTTCTCAATCGCCAAGCGTACTCCTGGGAAGTAGTCGTCGTGGACGATGGCTCCACTGATCAAACCGCGCGGGTCGTGACCGATGTCCGCGCATTGGATGCCCGGTTCCAATTGCTGCAATACCAGCAAAATCGGGGCAAGGGATATGCAGTCCGTTATGGCATGCTGCACACCAGCGGAAAGTACCGTCTGTTTATGGATGCCGACAACTCCACAGCCATTGATCACATCGCCCAGTTTCTCACGCTACTGGAAACGGGAACCGACATGGTCATCGGCTCGCGCGCCGTCTCAGGCGCCAATGTTCTCGTTCACCAACCGCGCGGGAAGGAATGGTTGGGAAAGCTCGGGAATCGATGGATCCGGTTTTGGGCGGTCCCGGGCATTAAGGACACGCAGGCAGGTTTCAAAGCGTTCCGTGCTGAAGCGGCAGAAAACCTTTTCTCCTTGCTGACGATCGACCGTTGGGGCTTCGACGTGGAACTTTTGGCCATCGCACAACACCGAGGCTACAAAATTGCCGAGTGCCCTATCCGTTGGACCAACGATCCGCATTCCAAGGTAACGCCCCGAGCCTACCTTGAAGTGCTGAAGGAAGTGCTGAAAGTGCGGCTTAATCTCTGGAGAGGCCTTTATTGA